One stretch of Molothrus aeneus isolate 106 chromosome 2, BPBGC_Maene_1.0, whole genome shotgun sequence DNA includes these proteins:
- the PCDH20 gene encoding protocadherin-20 produces the protein MGPPGGRGSSGARGSLQHLLLFLLFVGPFNCFASYSRATELFYSLNEGLPAGVLIGSLARDLRLPTAGSQQAASLQPPLSFTLASHGLGGQYVQLDNRSGELHTSAVEIDREALCVESSGATIFGASAAVSSSSPSPESCLLLLDVLVLPQEYFRLVKVKIAIRDVNDNAPRFPVPHIRLSVPENAPVNTRLAIEHPALDPDMGTNGVQTYRLRDNYGVFTLDVEENENGERTPYLIVMGALDRETQDEYVTVIVAEDGGTPPLVGSATLTIGISDINDNCPQFNDSQLNVTLYGNSSLGTHVATVHAVDVDLGSNAQITYSYSQKVPQPSRDLFHLNESTGAITLSTKVDGDTPRLHRLIILGNGPGCIPAVITVLVTIIKVMMRPPEVVPRFIANEVEGVVYLKELEPINTPIAFFTIKDPDEKYKVSCYLDGDGPFRLSPYKPYNNEYLLETTKPLDFETQQLYEISVIAWNSEGFHVKKVVKVQVLDDNDNSPVFSEQLIELSIEENNVPNAFLTKLHATDADSGERGQVSYFLGPDAPSYFALDKTTGVLTVSTQLDREEKEKYRYTVKAVDSGFPPRESIATVTITVLDKNDNSPRFINKDFSFFVPENFPGFGEIGVISVTDADAGQNGWVALSVLNGSDIFVIDTGKGVLRAKVSLDREQQSSYVLWIEAVDGGDPALSSTAKITILLLDINDNPPLVLFPQSNMSYLLVLPSTLPGSPITEVYAVDKDTGMNAVIAYSIIGRRGPRPESFRIDPKTGNITLEESLMQNDYGLYRLLVKVSDHGYPEPLHSTVMVNLFVNDTVSNESYIESLLRKEPDISVEEKQPQISIEPTHKKMESASCMPTLVALSIISLGSIALVTGMGIYICLRKGKKHHRADENLEVQIPLNGRINLHMLEKKPVEISNI, from the exons ATGGGGCCCCCGGGCGGTCGCGGCAGCTCCGGCGCCCGCGGCAGCCTGCAG CACttgctcctcttcctgctcttcGTTGGGCCTTTCAACTGCTTTGCCAGTTACAGCCGTGCCACTGAGCTGTTCTACAGCCTCAACGAGGGGCTGCCTGCTGGGGTCCTcatcggcagcctggcccgtgACCTGCGGCTCCCAACGGCTGGCAGCCAGCAAGCTGCGTCTCTGCAGCCCCCACTCTCCTTCACCCTGGCCTCCCATGGCTTGGGGGGACAGTATGTGCAGCTGGACAACCGCTCCGGAGAGCTGCACACCTCAGCGGTGGAGATAGACCGGGAAGCTCTATGCGTGGAAAGCAGTGGGGCCACCATCTTCGGGGCATCGGCTGctgtctcctcttcctccccctcaCCAGAGTCATGCCTACTGCTGCTGGATGTGCTGGTACTGCCACAGGAGTACTTTCGCCTGGTGAAGGTAAAAATTGCTATCCGTGATGTCAACGACAATGCGCCCCGCTTCCCTGTGCCCCACATCCGCCTCTCGGTGCCTGAGAATGCGCCTGTGAACACCCGCCTGGCCATCGAGCACCCCGCCCTTGACCCTGACATGGGCACCAATGGTGTCCAGACCTACCGCCTGCGAGATAACTATGGTGTCTTCACCCTGGATGTGGAGGAGAATGAGAACGGGGAGAGGACTCCCTACCTGATTGTTATGGGGGCACTGGACAGGGAGACGCAGGATGAGTATGTGACAGTCATCGTCGCTGAGGATGGGGGGACTCCTCCACTCGTGGGCAGCGCCACCCTCACTATTGGCATCAGTGACATCAATGACAACTGCCCCCAGTTCAATGACTCGCAGCTCAACGTCACTCTCTATGGGAATTCCAGCCTAGGAACACATGTGGCTACTGTCCACGCTGTGGACGTGGACCTTGGATCCAATGCCCAGATCACCTACTCCTACAGCCAGAAAGTCCCCCAGCCATCCAGAGACTTGTTCCATCTGAATGAAAGCACAGGAGCCATCACACTCTCCACTAAGGTTGATGGGGACACTCCAAGGCTGCACAGGCTGATCATACTGGGCAACGGTCCTGGCTGTATTCCTGCCGTGATTACAGTGCTGGTGACCATCATCAAAGTCATGATGAGGCCCCCTGAAGTTGTTCCTCGTTTCATAGCTAATGAAGTGGAAGGGGTGGTCTACTTAAAGGAACTTGAGCCTATCAACACACCCATAGCATTTTTTACCATCAAAGACCCCGATGAAAAATACAAAGTCAGTTGCTATTTGGACGGTGATGGACCTTTCAGGCTTTCACCGTACAAGCCATACAACAATGAATACCTGTTGGAGACCACGAAGCCTTTGGACTTTGAGACACAGCAGCTGTATGAAATCTCCGTAATTGCGTGGAACTCTGAAGGATTTCATGTCAAGAAAGTTGTCAAAGTACAGGTTCTGGATGACAATGACAATTCACCAGTTTTCTCTGAACAGCTGATAGAATTGTCCATTGAGGAGAACAATGTTCCCAATGCTTTTTTGACCAAACTTCATGCTACTGATGCTGACAGTGGAGAAAGAGGGCAAGTGTCCTATTTCTTAGGTCCTGATGCCCCTTCCTATTTTGCTTTAGATAAAACCACAGGAGTTCTTACAGTTTCCACCCAActggacagagaagaaaaagagaaatacagatACACTGTCAAAGCAGTAGATTCTGGATTCCCTCCAAGAGAATCAATAGCAACTGTCACCATCACTGTATTGGATAAAAATGATAACAGTCCAAGATTTATCAATaaggatttcagcttttttgtGCCAGAAAACTTTCCAGGCTTTGGTGAAATTGGAGTTATAAGTGTCACAGATGCTGATGCAGGGCAAAATGGATGGGTTGCCCTTTCAGTTCTGAACGGAAGTGATATTTTTGTTATAGATACTGGAAAAGGAGTTTTGAGAGCTAAAGTCTCCCTAGACAGGGAGCAACAAAGCTCCTACGTTCTGTGGATTGAAGCAGTTGATGGCGGTGATCCTGCCCTGTCTtctacagcaaaaataactATCCTTCTTCTGGACATAAATGACAACCCTCCTTTGGTCTTGTTCCCTCAGTCTAATATGTCTTACTTGTTAGTCCTTCCTTCTACCCTTCCTGGCTCTCCCATCACTGAGGTCTATGCTGTCGATAAGGACACTGGCATGAATGCAGTCATAGCTTACAGTATCATAGGAAGGAGAGGCCCTCGACCCGAGTCGTTTAGGATTGACCCCAAAACTGGTAATATCACCTTGGAAGAGTCACTGATGCAGAATGACTATGGCCTCTATCGGCTGCTTGTAAAAGTTAGTGATCATGGCTACCCGGAGCCTCTCCATTCCACCGTCATGGTGAACCTTTTTGTCAATGACACCGTCAGCAATGAGAGCTACATCGAGAGCTTGTTAAGGAAGGAGCCTGATATCAGTGTAGAAGAAAAGCAGCCACAAATATCCATAGAGCCTACACATAAAAAAATGGAGTCAGCGTCCTGCATGCCTACCTTGGTAGCTCTTTCAATAATAAGCTTGGGTTCAATTGCTTTAGTAACGGGGATGGGAATTTACATTTGtctaagaaaagggaaaaagcatcaCAGAGCAGATGAAAACTTGGAAGTACAAATCCCATTAAATGGAAGAATTAACCTGCACATGTTGGAGAAGAAACCAGTGGAGATTTCTAACATCTGA